GATCCCCACTCCCGCCCACGTGGCCGTTGGCCGTTCTGACATCATTCAATCAGTGACCCTAGAACTCATACAGACCTCGACTCCACGATTCCAGGACTCCAGGAGTGTTGAGTCTGTTACGTTACAGTAAAGGCTCCTTTATATTCTGATCCCAATAAATGCTATGGCCAGATATAGCACTGCTTTAGTTTGGCACATTCCTTGTCTAAATCTCATAAATGATCCTTAAAACCTGGGGTTTTAAATATTTCCCATACCCTTGTAGCGGTGTCTTAAAGATGATCCTGAGAACCTGCTCTGTGTGATGCCCTTGAAAGTCAGGGCTGAGGTGATTGAGTGAGTCAGGGTCAGTGAAGGTGAGATGAACACCTGAATCCCTTCCGGGTCACCTTCGGAGAAGCTCTTGAAAGCTATGCTTCCTCTTCCCCAAAGTCCATAAAAGCGGTGTTTTATGTAGTTTTAGGGGGGTTCCCAGACCTCAAGAGAGGGAGGCCTTGGCGTGGGGTGGGTGTGTGAAGAGGGCCATCGGCAGACTTCATATCTGGGGAGTTGCTCTCCGGGGAGGCCCCGAGGTGGAGAGAGCGCCCGTGGAGTCGTTCATATGTTTCCGTTCCCTTCCAGGTGTGATCCCGCACATCCACAAGTCTCTGATCGGAAAGAAGGGACAGCAGAAAACCGCGTAGAGCATTGTTTTAACCAGCCCCTTCCTCCCGTCATTGTACTGTAATCGGGACAGAAGAAATAATGGGGACATGGggggtttttaaaaagaggcagatGGAAAAGCTTAGACAATTACTGTAGACACGATAAGAGACATTTGTACGTTCTTAGGCTCAAAGTTTGATAAAGTACCTTTCCACGCGGCAGCGCTTGTGTGGTGATTGGCTAGGTTTCTCCCGTTGTGTTTTATACAAAAACGGAATTGATAAaccattttttacaaaaagaattgGTCTCAAAACTGTTCTGTTCATGACGTGTTGGAAATATTTTGCTcatactttgaaattttttagatttcaaatcGGTTATTCTATATTCAGGATAATCTGAGAACAAATTGGGAATCTAGATTTACCAGGATTGATACCATATCACCGTGTGCTACCATATCAGTAGGTGCCATCCACTTGCGGTACAAACCGTCGTGTTACACaccccaaaagaaggaaaaacggCCAAGTAAACCATGGGGCGCCATCAGCTGTGGGACGCTCCCCAATCCAGAGATGCCGGAATAGGAAAACGCATGCGTTTAGGATTGATGACCTAGGGTAGTGGACTCGTCCACTGAGCACTTACCATGGCAGGCCCTGAACTGAGTGCCTTAGTGACCCAGACTtttacctccccccccccgcttttaaagatgcagaaactgaggtgCCCAGAAGTTACTTGCTGGAAGACATTTACCTAGTAGGTAGGACTCGCAGGGCTGGGAGACAGGCCTCGATTCGGCAGACTCCGGATCCCACACTCTTACCTGGATCAAAGTTCAGTCTATCAGTTTTCTGCTTTTACTTAAACCTCCAGCTTTTAGTGGTCTTCTGTTGACATAGTAACATCCAGCAGTTGgtgccatatttaaaaaaatattttactttgtcaGCTTTTAAGTAACTTGTAAGGTTTAATGTACCAACTAATAGTCCATCACAAACTCTTTTTCTGCTTGGaagtcttcattaaaaaaagatctttcaatattttataatctaGCTCTATCAAAACAAagctctcatttaaaaaaaacttattttattatggaaattttcaaaaatacagaacAATAAAGAGAAGAGTATAATGAACCCCCGTGTACTTACCCTCCACCTTCCAACTACCCTCCTGCGGTCAGCATTGTTCCACCTGTTGGCTCCCTGGTGGGTTGGTTTGAATCCTGTTTCAGGCGTGACTTCCTGCCTTATATCTATACTTAAGTGTGAGTCTCTAAAGATGGGGCATAATCACAATCTTAAAACagcatttaatgttttattttttaagatttttttaaaactttatttggcgggggagggacacagaaagagggagacagaacccaagcAGGTTACAAGCTGTCcgtgaagagcctgatgtggggcgcaaacttacaaactgtgagatcacgacctgagctgaagtcagacacttaaccaactgagccacccaggtgccctgacagcaTTTTATAGTATCTGATCTATTTGGTGTTCACGCTTTCCTATCAATTTGTTTATGGTTGGTTTGAATCAAGATCCAGATGTGTTCtggatctttttttatttttgagagagggagacaggatctgaaacaggctccgagctgtcagcagcacagagccaacacggggcttgaactcacaaactgtgagatcgtgacctgagccaaagttggacactgaaccaagtgagccacccgggtgccccttttttttcctttaagtttgttTAATCTCTGCAgtcagcatggggctcgaactcacaaccccaagaacgagttgcatgctctactgactgagctggccaggtgctcTAGCTTGTCCTATATCCTAGATTTTGTTGatccctcttgttttttttttttttaatttttttaaatgtttatattcatttttgagacagagatagagcatgagcgggggagggcagagagagagggagacacagaatccgaagcaggctccaggctccgagctgtcagtgcagagcccaatgagggggctcgaacccacaaactgcgagatcatgacctgagccgaagtcggacgctcaaccgagtccTGTAGGCACCTCCCCCACCTTGTTTCTCTTTAATCCATaggtttctcttcccttttccttacaatttttaaagaaacggGGTTGTTTGTggaattttctcagttttactgAATGCATCCTGCTGGTATTTGAGATGTCTTTCTGTCCCCTAAATTTCCCATAAGCCAAAAGATCTTGAGGGGTTGGCTTTTGTTGCGTTTtactttttcacaaaaataattcCCAGGTGACACTGTACTCCCTGCGGTACCTCGTCGGGGGGGACCTGGCGCCTGCCATGTGAAAGCTGCCGGTTGGGCTGTGCCAGCCGCTCTCCCGAAAGGGGCCTGTCCCAGCATTCCACGGGGGGCGTCGGTGGGGGACACGCTTGCCATCCTTATGCATCCAGAATTCCTGCCGAACTTCTCTTTGATTTACAAGGCAGGAATAAGAAAGAACATTTCAATTTTGGATTCAGTTAGCACGTATTTTGAGGTTTCTGTGTTGAGTGGGCCCGCGATTATCCTGTGAAATTTTAGTAGTTTCCGGAAGCCAAAGTAACAATAGCAAAGAAGGCAAAATAGAGAAGAGTGACCTTTACTAGAGTTTTCTAGGTAATTGCTTCAGATACCGGCCTCCCTTTGGCAGTTGCTTGTGGTGTTCCTagaattgttttcagttttttaaagaggaatttttttaagattattttgagagagagtgagtagggaagggacagagagagggagaattctaagcaggctccacgtcagcacagagcccaacgtgggctcaaactcacaagcccgaagatcatgacctgagctggccacccaggtgccccttgttttgttttctaatggaGAGGAAGTCAAACAGCTgggccctgccctccacccccacggGTGGTCCTTGTTGCCCTGCATGTACctgtcccccgccccaccccgctcACGGGCCTGGACCTGTGTTGAAGTCCGTCCCCTCCCAGACTTCGTGTTCCCTCTGTGGTGCCTTAACAGGTGCCTCcaacagaaaacttttttttttttttttttgagagagaaagagtgtgtgtgtgcgcacgcgcccttgggagcaggggaggggcagaggagacagaatctgaagcaggctccaggtgctgagctgacatgacagagcctgcttaggagtctctctctctttctcttgcctctcttctgctcacactttttgtctctccaaataaataaatttaaaaaaatattttaccatatttatcacataattattttatcaCACCATATTTTATCACATAAGTATTCATCAATGACCCTTATTTGCCTGATGTTTTATGctctttatttattgagagagagagagagagagagaacgtgagtgggggaggtgtgggggggcatgaagcagggtctgagctgtcgatgtagagcctgacacagggctcgatctcataaaccctgggatcatgacctgagccaaaatcaagagttggatgctcaaccaactgtactacccaggcgcccaggaaTCATTATTTTAGATGCAAATAGTGGTATTTTGGttatgttaaaaatgcaaattcgtATCTTTTAGAGACAAACTATTTACTAGAATATTTGTGCCTATGATATGTCCGGAATTTGCTTCGAAACAATCCAGTCGGagaacagagaggaggaggggaggacacGAAACAAGGCTGAGTCTGAGGTAGCAAAAATATACATGCAGACACAGGTGTCCTCAAGTGCCTGCATGTGACATGCGCCAAGTCAAATAGTTAATAGTTAAACGAGTACAAGCTGGGAGCTCACAGGTGAACTGTACGGTTGTGAAAACGAAGACTGTTCCCCCCGAGTTAGGTGGCCAATTGCATGGACGCATCGACCTCTGCTGTCCCCAGACCCTCTTATAACTGCAGCTCACAAGGAAGGGCTCACAGACCCCTGGGACTAGGTCCAAGCAACACAGGGCAGCTCAGAGGGGCTCCTGCTGGTCAGATGGGGGGTGGTTTGAGTGTCAAAAATTGTATTGTTTGTAACAGGTTCAGTAAAAATTCGTGAGCCCTTAGTAACTGGAAGAGGGAGagatttgaaattgtttttacaaCTACAGAATAATCATTGATCGAGGCAAAGATCGTTCACGGGTGCAAAGGCAGAGCCATCAGGCGAAAGGTCTGGGAACGGGGTTCAGACCGAGGCAAAGTATCGCCCACAGATTGCCTCCTCGCTGGGAAGAGGACACAGTGCCTCCCAGGGGGCTCTGGTGAGTCGGCCTGATGTCACGTGCACCCCCCAGGTGGCAGGATCGCATACACAGTCACCCACAAAGTCTTCCTGCTACAAATGTGGAGCTTGTGTCTAAATTGAGATTCTCGGCCTAGCTTCCAGTTTACAGAGAATCCAGAAGCTAAATAAGCAGGGGACAGGAACGGGTGGCAGTGGGCAGCTCCAGAATCAAGCACGTTCCTTGAGGTCAACGTCCTGGACCACTTGAGGAGCCAATGACATAGAAAAAAGTGGAGGCCAAAGATCTtacatatttttagtatttatttttgagagagcacaagcaggggaggggcagagagagggggacagaggatccaaagcaggctctgtgctgacagcagtgagcccaatgccgggcttgaacccatgaaccacaagatcatgacctgaggtgaagtcaaacgttcaacctactgagccgcccaggtgtccctaaagagtttaaaaaaaaagggggggggggcacctgggtggctcagtcagttgggcagccgacttcggctcaggtcatgatctcgcggtccgtgagttcgagccctgcatcgggcctggagcctgtttcagattttgtgtctccctctctctgaccctcccctgttcatgctctgtctcaaaaataaataaacgttaaaaaaaaattaaaagtacatttatGGTGTATAATTATAATCTccatacaattatttttttaatgtttacttattgaaAAAGAATGGGTGCATGCATGCtcctgagagcaggggaggggcagagagagacagagacagagacagaatgccaagcaggctccatgctgccagcacagagctccacatggggctcgacctcaggaacagtgagatcatcacctgagccaagatcaagagttggatgcttatctgagccacccaggtgcccctccatagtTATGTTAATAATAGAAGTGACAGTGTGAAGGTCGCCTGATGGCTCTCTCCGGCTCTCTCCCGCCTGGCAACAGCCTGAAACAGGCGGAAACCGATGCACAGAGCAGGGGAAGTGCGGCCTTTGCACTTGCAAGTTCTTGGCTTGGgcctttctttccctcacttGGTAAATTCTCCAGGAAAGCCACTCAGGACCGATGAGGTCTCATTACACACGCTAACACCATGTTACCAACTTGGCAGCTGGCCTGCCTGCCCCTTGGAAAGCTAAGTTGGGCACCACTCTACTTTGGTTACCTTTTTTTCCAGTACCCAGCGCGGCGCATCGGTGTCAGACACTCGGCGGCAGAATACACACAATCAGTGACTAGGCAGGTGTGATCGCGTGCTCGAGGACAACTCTAAGTGAGGTTGGGTTGATGAAAACCTATCGCCACCTGGACACAAGCCATCCATGGACATTAAAGGTCACTGCAGTCACCCAGGGGGCAGGGGAAACGGGACAAACCCAGAAGCACAAGCATTTGAAGGAAGCAGCCAGCAGCCCGACAAATTACATTCTCACACCATCAGGACAGAAATGGCTCTGGGTCAAGAGccctggtggggaggggccctgcagggagaggagggtgtcCGGGCTCTAGACAGACAGGTGCCCCTCAGCCTGTGCAACTAGCTCTGGTCACCAGTTTGCAGCCCAGTTAAAGGGGAAGGGCCTCTCTTTTGCCAAATCTTACAGCTTGTGACCGTTAGATCTTCGTGACTGTGGGACCTTGAGGGGGCCAGGAGGGGATCACTGGTCTGGGAGAGCAAGGACCGTGGGTCACAGCACCAGGCACCCCATAGGCCAGGGTCTACCAGACTTTGTCAATTCCAGAATTGGACTTTACTGCACACCTTTTGCCCCGATTCTATACCCCCAGACTAAACCGGATCCGAAGACCCTTCCCCAGAGCCTGAGGCCCAACACTCAGTTTTCCCTGCTGATAAACAGCACAACTAGCATCTCCTAACACCCTTTTCAAACTtcatcaaaaccaggaaataatAGGGTCTTAGAAGAGCAAGAGGCGCACTCATTCTCCAGTTAGAGGGATTCTCCACTTACTGTGGTGCCAGTCCACGTGCCAAGTGCAAATTTGTCCCTGCTCCCCTTAAAGGAGCACCTGCCCCACCTGCCCGTGGTCACCACCTCCCTCCCAAAATCCTGGCTCTTTCCTTCCTTGCCCCCACCCACATCttcaacaccccccaccccaggacctttgGGCCAGGGAAGCAGAAATGGCAGCTGTGGAATCCAGCAAACTGCAGTGTTGCCAAAAATGCGAGCTGCAGGACCCCCGCGCCACACAAGGACAGACAAGTGTTGTTTAGCTTTTATTTCATGATCATAAACTTCACTCTGCAATCCAGCTAAACTTGGAGGGGAGTAAGGAGGACACAGGACCCGTGGAACTGCGGCAGGAACACAGGGGCTCTAGATTTCGAGCAGATGGGGGTGGAAGGGCGCTCTCCCGAGCTACAGAAGGAATGGTCTGGTAGTTAAGATAAAACATGAGTCAAATTTATTAGATTTGTCCACAGTCAGCAATGGTGATTTTCTTGCTGGTCTTGCCATTCCGGGACCCAAAGCGCTCCATGGCTTCCACGATGTTCATGCCCTCCTTCACCTTGCCAAACACCACGTGCTTGCCATCCAACCTAGAAATGAGATGGAGCGTCAGCACTGGTGCCCAGGGGCCACTGAGCCTGCGCTGCACCCCGAGAACAGAGACCCACAGAGCAGTAATGCACCCCCAGAAGAACAGCTGGAGACCGGGTTGCACCGTCGTCAGTACCAGTTAACGTGGATCAACACTGAACACCTCATCCTTCTAACAGAAATGGCAACACCATAGGTCACCAGGAGTCAGAAGATTCTCCAACTCCTGTCAAAACTCCCGAATTTAGAATGGACCCCTAAAAAAGGGCCAACACCCACAGGCTAAGGAGATCTAAGTACTACTCTTTTGTAGTTTGCTGACTTGCTCTTTAAGTCTCTTGTTGTTAATTACCTCCACCCCCAACCTGGACACAAAGGGGTGCATGCTCTGCAGACAGAGCCGGGGGGCACCCCACAAGTACTGGTCTTAACTACTCAGCTCAGCGCCCCATTGCGCTATGCTCGGTATCTTGCTTTCTCCACGGACCCCCATTTCGGCTTTCTCACATACTCCTACGCTAGAAACAAGGCCAGGCTGAAGCGGGCAGCGCTCCTTGCTGCAGGGATCTGCCCTTACCACTCGGTCTTGGCGGTGCAGATGAAAAACTGGGAACCGTTCGTGTTGGGTCCGGCGTTCGCCATGGACAGGATGCCAGGACCTGTGTGCTTCAGGATGAAATTCTCGTCGTCAAACTTCTCCCCGTAGATGGACTTGCCTCCAGTGCCATTATGGCGTGTGAAGTCACCACCCTGTGGAGTGAGCAAAACCTGTCACTTCTGGCAACAGCGTCAGAAAACAAGCCAAGTCTGCAGAGACCTAGCTTCAAACTCAAGTTTAAATGGACTAGAAGGTGAAGCCGGACCAGACTGGCAGAAAACAGCTCCCATGCACTCATGCTGCGTTCTCCTAGCTGTAGCTCAAGCTCAAGGACCACCACCCAAACCAGAGTCCATGAATTTCATACCTGGCACATAAATCCTGGGATAATCCTGTGAAAGCAGGAACCTTTGTAACCAAATCCTTTCTCCCCAGTGCTGAGAGCACGAAAATTCTCTATTAAGAGACAAAAACATTAGTCACACACACAACTAAAATCCAAACAGGTAACAGTGAATTAGACAAGAGAACTAACCTGCTGTCTTGGGAACTTTGTCTGCAAACAGCTGTAAGACAAGACTGAGCGTTACTTCACCACGTCTGCCCCCCACTGCGGCTCACGGAgtctgagggggggggggggggaggtcccGGGCATGAGCCCACTTTCTCACCCTAAAAGAATGCTTCTGCAAGCACCACCGGCCCCAAACCAGAGCCGCTACCTGAAGCCTCGGGGCCCTGTGGGGTCGCGCAGAGTAACAGAGaacgccccccccccaatccagCACCAGCCAGGACTCCACCCACGGCCGTGCAGCCCGTGGGGCGTCTCCCACGTGCCCCCGTCCCCCACCCGAGCACGACCTCGGGAAACCGGCGAGGCTCCCGCAGAACCCCTTACGCGCGTTGAGGGGCGCGTCCTGGCCACACACGAGAGGACGAAGCCCGTCCGCGAGGACAGCTGCTCAGGCCTCCACGAACTGTTCCGAACACGTGCAACCGAACCCTCCCTCCGGCTGCGGAGCAGGCGCCGCCATCTCAGGGCCGGGTGTTCGGGCCCCGCGCGGGCGTACAGCCCACTCAACACAGTAATCCGCGGGCGTCCGTCTCAGCCCGCACCCTTTCCGCGCGTGAACGCCACCCCCTCctggccgccccgcccccgcccttcTCGCGGGGCCGCCCGAGCCCCCGGAGGAGAGCGGGGACGCGCACCCCGAGGACCGCGGGCTCCCGGGAGGCGGCCGAAGGAAGGGGACCGTTAGGGGC
This DNA window, taken from Neofelis nebulosa isolate mNeoNeb1 chromosome 4, mNeoNeb1.pri, whole genome shotgun sequence, encodes the following:
- the PPIA gene encoding peptidyl-prolyl cis-trans isomerase A; amino-acid sequence: MVNPTVFFDIAVDGEPLGRVSFELFADKVPKTAENFRALSTGEKGFGYKGSCFHRIIPGFMCQGGDFTRHNGTGGKSIYGEKFDDENFILKHTGPGILSMANAGPNTNGSQFFICTAKTEWLDGKHVVFGKVKEGMNIVEAMERFGSRNGKTSKKITIADCGQI